One Medicago truncatula chloroplast, complete genome DNA segment encodes these proteins:
- the ndhI gene encoding NADH dehydrogenase subunit I produces MFLMVTGFMNYGQQTVRAARYIGQSFIIILSHANRLPVTIQYPYEKLITSERFRGRIHFEFDKCIACEVCVRVCPIDLPVVDWKLETDIRKKRLLNYSIDFGICIFCGNCIEYCPTNCLSMTEEYELSTYDRHELNYNQIALGRLPMSVIDDYTIRTIQIK; encoded by the coding sequence ATGTTCCTTATGGTAACTGGGTTCATGAATTATGGTCAACAAACAGTCCGAGCTGCAAGGTACATTGGTCAAAGTTTCATTATTATCTTATCTCACGCAAATCGTTTACCTGTAACTATTCAATATCCTTATGAAAAATTAATCACATCGGAACGTTTCCGCGGTCGAATCCATTTTGAATTTGATAAATGCATTGCTTGTGAAGTATGTGTTCGTGTATGTCCTATAGATTTACCCGTTGTTGATTGGAAACTGGAAACTGATATTCGAAAGAAACGATTGCTAAATTACAGTATTGATTTCGGAATCTGTATTTTTTGTGGTAACTGTATTGAGTATTGCCCAACAAATTGTTTATCAATGACTGAAGAATATGAACTTTCAACTTATGATCGTCACGAATTGAACTATAATCAAATTGCTTTGGGCCGTTTACCAATGTCAGTAATTGATGATTATACAATTCGAACAATTCAAATAAAATAA